The Salvelinus namaycush isolate Seneca chromosome 38, SaNama_1.0, whole genome shotgun sequence genome includes a window with the following:
- the LOC120031993 gene encoding mesoderm-specific transcript homolog protein-like isoform X2 has translation MREWWLLVGLLCIPLLAVYLHIPPPQLSPALLTWRSAGAFFTFRSNNIFYRETYGAVGSSDVVILLHGFPTSSLDWYKIWEPLNRRFNRVIALDFLGFGFSDKPRPHRYSIFEQASVVEALVSHLGLTEQRLNLLSHDYGDTVALELLYRSDHNRTGHLTINSLCLSNGGIFPETHHPRFLQKLLKDSSFLSPVLTRLTNYMVFSKGLGDVFGPYTQPTDAEFLDMWTGVRFNDGNLVMDSILQFINQRDEHRDRWVGALTSTFIPGKKKEENPTPPRHLSPSSFSSYDLWTPGSSQPSPPIHLPLPETGAEVYCVGSR, from the exons ATGAGGGAATGGTGGCTTCTTGTGGGCTTGCTGTGCATTCCTCTGCTGGCAGTCTACCTGCACATCCCCCCTCCCCAACTGTCTCCAGCCCTCCTGACCTGGCGCTCTGCCGGAGCATTCTTCACTTTCAGGAGCAACAATATATTCTACAGAG AGACCTATGGTGCTGTAGGCAGCTCTGATGTGGTCATTCTCCTCCATGGCTTCCCTACCTCCAGCCTGGACTGGTACAAG ATATGGGAGCCCCTGAATCGGCGCTTTAACCGGGTCATTGCTCTGGACTTTCTTGGTTTTGGCTTCAGTGACAAACCG AGGCCCCACCGCTACTCCATCTTTGAGCAGGCTAGTGTTGTGGAGGCGTTGGTGTCCCACCTGGGTCTGACAGAGCAGAGGCTCAACCTGCTCTCCCATGACTatggagacactgtggccctggaACTGCTCTACAG GAGTGACCACAACAGGACTGGACACTTGACCATCAACAGCCTATGTTTGTCCAATGGAG GCATATTCCCAGAAACACACCATCCCAGATTCCTTCAGAAG CTCCTCAAGGACTCCAGCTTCCTCTCTCCGGTGCTGACCCGTCTCACCAACTACATGGTGTTCTCTAAAGG GCTTGGGGACGTGTTTGGTCCTTACACCCAGCCCACAGACGCTGAGTTCTTGGACATGTGGACAGGGGTCCGCTTCAATGATGGGAACCTGGTCATGGACAG TATCCTGCAGTTTATTAACCAGAGGGACGAGCACCGAGACAGATGGGTTGGTGCTCTCACCTCTACTTTCATCCCTG gcaaaaaaaaagaagaaaatccCACTCCTCCACGtcatctctctccctcgtctTTCAGTTCATATGATCTATGGACCCCTGGATCCAGTCAACCCTCACCCCCAATTCATCTTCCTTTACCA GAAACTGGTGCAGAGGTCTACTGTGTCGGTTCTAGATGA
- the LOC120031993 gene encoding mesoderm-specific transcript homolog protein-like isoform X1: protein MREWWLLVGLLCIPLLAVYLHIPPPQLSPALLTWRSAGAFFTFRSNNIFYRETYGAVGSSDVVILLHGFPTSSLDWYKIWEPLNRRFNRVIALDFLGFGFSDKPRPHRYSIFEQASVVEALVSHLGLTEQRLNLLSHDYGDTVALELLYRSDHNRTGHLTINSLCLSNGGIFPETHHPRFLQKLLKDSSFLSPVLTRLTNYMVFSKGLGDVFGPYTQPTDAEFLDMWTGVRFNDGNLVMDSILQFINQRDEHRDRWVGALTSTFIPVHMIYGPLDPVNPHPQFIFLYQKLVQRSTVSVLDEHISHYPQLEDPTGFLNAYFSFINAF, encoded by the exons ATGAGGGAATGGTGGCTTCTTGTGGGCTTGCTGTGCATTCCTCTGCTGGCAGTCTACCTGCACATCCCCCCTCCCCAACTGTCTCCAGCCCTCCTGACCTGGCGCTCTGCCGGAGCATTCTTCACTTTCAGGAGCAACAATATATTCTACAGAG AGACCTATGGTGCTGTAGGCAGCTCTGATGTGGTCATTCTCCTCCATGGCTTCCCTACCTCCAGCCTGGACTGGTACAAG ATATGGGAGCCCCTGAATCGGCGCTTTAACCGGGTCATTGCTCTGGACTTTCTTGGTTTTGGCTTCAGTGACAAACCG AGGCCCCACCGCTACTCCATCTTTGAGCAGGCTAGTGTTGTGGAGGCGTTGGTGTCCCACCTGGGTCTGACAGAGCAGAGGCTCAACCTGCTCTCCCATGACTatggagacactgtggccctggaACTGCTCTACAG GAGTGACCACAACAGGACTGGACACTTGACCATCAACAGCCTATGTTTGTCCAATGGAG GCATATTCCCAGAAACACACCATCCCAGATTCCTTCAGAAG CTCCTCAAGGACTCCAGCTTCCTCTCTCCGGTGCTGACCCGTCTCACCAACTACATGGTGTTCTCTAAAGG GCTTGGGGACGTGTTTGGTCCTTACACCCAGCCCACAGACGCTGAGTTCTTGGACATGTGGACAGGGGTCCGCTTCAATGATGGGAACCTGGTCATGGACAG TATCCTGCAGTTTATTAACCAGAGGGACGAGCACCGAGACAGATGGGTTGGTGCTCTCACCTCTACTTTCATCCCTG TTCATATGATCTATGGACCCCTGGATCCAGTCAACCCTCACCCCCAATTCATCTTCCTTTACCA GAAACTGGTGCAGAGGTCTACTGTGTCGGTTCTAGATGAACACATCAGCCATTATCCCCAGCTGGAGGACCCTACTGGCTTCCTCAACGCCTACTTCAGCTTCATCAACGCCTTCTGA